One genomic segment of Mycolicibacterium gilvum includes these proteins:
- a CDS encoding CaiB/BaiF CoA transferase family protein, with translation MEGVRVLEVAQFTFVPAAGAILADWGADVIKIEHPVRGDTQRGFINMGGFQLDPNRHPLIEHPNRGKRSVGIDVSTPEGQEVLYEIAKTADVFLTNYMPQARQKNKFDIEHIRAVNPNIIYARGSAYGDKGPERLVGGFDGTAFWTRSGVGHALTPEELGGALPQGIPAFGDSIGGMNIAGGISAALFHRERTGEAVEIDVSLLSTAWWAAGASVTQGMETGETMRSLMPGTTTSVNPFMANYQTSDGGTINLCIVSPTGYIRDTWEHLGLPELADDPRFSDVMPLIQNAEEGVRLITEAIAAKPFEYWRRHLKTMKGQWAPFQSLVDLGTDEQAIANDMIVEVEASDGGKPFKVVRGPVQFNHEPLETTRAPQASEHTEIVLMELGLEWDRIEELKDKGAIA, from the coding sequence ATGGAGGGCGTGCGGGTCCTCGAGGTTGCACAGTTCACGTTCGTGCCGGCGGCAGGCGCGATACTCGCCGACTGGGGCGCCGACGTCATCAAGATCGAGCATCCGGTGCGCGGAGACACCCAGCGCGGTTTCATCAACATGGGCGGGTTCCAACTCGACCCCAACCGCCATCCGCTCATCGAGCACCCCAACCGCGGCAAGCGCAGCGTCGGCATCGACGTCTCCACCCCCGAGGGGCAGGAGGTGCTCTACGAGATCGCCAAGACCGCCGACGTGTTCCTGACCAACTACATGCCACAGGCCCGGCAGAAGAACAAGTTCGACATCGAGCACATCCGCGCGGTCAACCCGAACATCATCTACGCCCGGGGCAGCGCCTACGGCGACAAGGGACCCGAACGACTCGTCGGAGGATTCGACGGCACCGCGTTCTGGACCCGAAGCGGCGTCGGCCACGCGCTCACCCCCGAGGAATTGGGCGGCGCACTGCCCCAAGGCATCCCAGCGTTCGGCGACTCGATCGGCGGCATGAACATCGCGGGCGGGATCTCGGCGGCACTGTTCCACCGGGAGCGCACCGGCGAGGCGGTCGAGATCGATGTGTCGCTGCTGAGCACAGCATGGTGGGCTGCCGGCGCGAGCGTCACCCAGGGCATGGAGACCGGCGAGACGATGCGGTCGCTGATGCCCGGCACCACCACCTCGGTCAACCCCTTCATGGCGAACTACCAGACCTCCGACGGCGGCACCATCAACCTGTGCATCGTCAGCCCGACCGGCTACATCCGCGACACGTGGGAACACCTGGGGTTGCCCGAACTCGCCGACGACCCGCGGTTCTCGGACGTGATGCCGCTGATCCAGAACGCCGAAGAGGGAGTTCGGCTCATCACCGAGGCGATCGCCGCCAAGCCGTTCGAGTACTGGCGCCGGCACCTCAAGACCATGAAGGGTCAGTGGGCGCCGTTCCAGAGCCTGGTCGACCTCGGCACCGACGAGCAGGCCATCGCCAACGACATGATCGTCGAAGTGGAGGCCTCCGACGGCGGGAAACCCTTCAAGGTGGTCCGCGGGCCGGTCCAGTTCAACCACGAGCCGCTGGAGACCACACGTGCGCCGCAGGCCTCCGAACACACCGAGATCGTGTTGATGGAGCTCGGCCTGGAGTGGGATCGCATCGAGGAGCTCAAGGACAAGGGCGCGATCGCCTGA
- a CDS encoding aldehyde dehydrogenase family protein, whose translation MLIDGELVGAASGEMFDNLSPATGAVLGGTAAAGADDMHRAIAAARRAFDTTDWSTDKELRRRCLQQLQAAIESEKEELRTELVAEVGCPVMTTESAQLDWPLAEALRYPAGLIDDFEWERVLDGGGLFGERNIRMVVKEAVGVVAAVTPSNFPIEVILNKLGPALAAGNTVVLKPDPHTPWNATRLGRLIAEKTDFPPGVVNVVTTPSNAVAGLLGTDARVDLVSFTGSTAVGKLLMRQGADSMKRMFLELGGKSAAIVLDDANPAVIVPTAVGVCVHAGQACAATSRMLIHRSLYDQAVADITMAYQYVPVGDPTDPGTLVGPVISAAQQERVLSAIEGARRDGAEITAGGGLVAGLPDHLAGGHFVAPTVITGVDNSAAIAQQEVFGPVLVLLPFDDDDEAVRLANDSAFGLAGAVMSRSAERGMNIARRIRTGAFGVNGGMFYGADAPFGGYKSSGVGRQCGIEGFSQYLETKTIARRERRQG comes from the coding sequence ATGCTGATCGACGGCGAACTCGTCGGGGCCGCCTCCGGGGAGATGTTCGACAACCTCAGCCCCGCCACGGGCGCCGTGCTGGGCGGGACCGCCGCGGCCGGCGCCGACGACATGCACCGCGCGATCGCCGCGGCGCGCCGGGCGTTCGACACCACCGACTGGTCGACCGACAAAGAGCTGCGCAGACGCTGCCTGCAGCAGCTGCAGGCAGCGATCGAAAGTGAAAAGGAGGAACTGCGAACCGAACTCGTCGCCGAGGTGGGTTGCCCGGTGATGACGACCGAGTCGGCGCAACTGGACTGGCCGCTGGCGGAAGCGCTGCGTTACCCGGCGGGCCTGATCGACGACTTCGAATGGGAGCGCGTCCTCGACGGCGGTGGGCTGTTCGGGGAACGCAACATCCGCATGGTCGTCAAAGAGGCGGTCGGTGTCGTCGCCGCGGTCACGCCCTCGAACTTTCCCATCGAGGTCATCCTGAACAAGCTCGGCCCTGCGTTGGCGGCGGGCAACACTGTCGTCCTCAAACCCGACCCGCACACCCCGTGGAACGCCACCCGCTTGGGCCGGCTGATCGCCGAGAAGACCGACTTTCCTCCGGGTGTGGTGAACGTGGTGACCACCCCGTCGAACGCCGTGGCCGGCCTGCTGGGCACCGACGCGCGGGTGGATCTGGTGTCTTTCACGGGGTCGACGGCCGTCGGCAAGCTGCTGATGCGCCAGGGCGCGGACTCGATGAAGCGGATGTTCCTCGAGCTCGGCGGCAAGTCCGCGGCGATCGTCCTCGACGACGCCAACCCGGCGGTGATCGTGCCGACCGCGGTCGGCGTCTGTGTGCATGCGGGTCAGGCGTGTGCCGCGACCAGCCGGATGCTGATCCACCGATCGCTGTACGACCAGGCCGTCGCCGACATCACCATGGCGTATCAGTATGTGCCGGTGGGGGATCCGACCGACCCGGGGACGCTTGTCGGTCCGGTGATCAGCGCTGCGCAGCAGGAACGGGTGCTGTCCGCGATCGAGGGCGCACGCCGCGACGGCGCCGAGATCACCGCCGGCGGCGGGCTCGTGGCCGGTCTGCCGGACCACCTCGCCGGAGGGCACTTCGTCGCACCGACCGTGATCACCGGTGTCGACAACAGTGCCGCGATCGCGCAGCAGGAGGTGTTCGGGCCGGTCCTGGTACTGCTGCCGTTCGACGATGACGACGAGGCCGTGCGCCTGGCCAACGACAGCGCGTTCGGTCTCGCCGGGGCGGTGATGTCGCGCTCGGCCGAGCGGGGGATGAACATCGCCCGACGGATCCGCACCGGGGCGTTCGGGGTCAACGGCGGCATGTTCTACGGCGCCGACGCCCCTTTCGGCGGCTACAAGAGCAGCGGCGTCGGACGCCAGTGCGGCATCGAGGGCTTCTCGCAGTATCTGGAGACGAAGACCATCGCGCGGCGCGAGCGCCGTCAGGGCTGA
- a CDS encoding cytochrome P450 gives MRVDTPVQDVEMDGPIDLRDPYPMFARHRAEGGVFRGSVMDWSKTPESLMPEKLYAAVSFDAVNRVFRDGKVFNSKIYDATIGLFIGPTILAMEGKPHWEHRSLVSAAFKTRSLARWEPEIVRPVVNGLIDEFIDKGSADLVRDFTFEFPTRVISRLLGLPEDDLPWFRKRAVELISYTINHKRAFEASAALKDYFLAQIEKRRCAPTDDIIGDLVSAEIDGEHLTDEAIFSFLRLLLPAGLETTYRSSGNLLYLLLTHRDQFDAVDADHELIGQAIEEGLRYETPLTTVQRFTTEDTELEGVPIPAGAVIDVCIGSANRDEKRWERSEEFDIFRKRVPHLSFAAGEHTCMGLHLARMETRVAVETLLTRLSDIRFVTDDDPHIHGQPFRSPTALPVTFSPAAAK, from the coding sequence ATGCGCGTGGACACACCGGTTCAGGACGTCGAGATGGACGGACCCATCGATCTGCGCGATCCGTATCCGATGTTCGCGCGTCACCGCGCCGAAGGCGGGGTCTTCCGCGGGTCCGTCATGGACTGGTCGAAAACCCCGGAATCGCTCATGCCGGAAAAGCTTTACGCCGCCGTGTCTTTCGACGCGGTGAACCGGGTATTCCGGGACGGCAAGGTCTTCAACTCCAAGATCTACGACGCGACCATCGGGCTCTTCATCGGACCGACCATCCTGGCGATGGAGGGCAAACCGCATTGGGAGCACCGCAGCCTCGTGTCGGCGGCGTTCAAGACCCGATCGCTGGCGCGATGGGAACCGGAGATCGTGCGACCGGTCGTCAACGGGCTGATCGACGAATTCATCGACAAGGGCAGCGCCGACCTGGTCCGTGACTTCACGTTCGAGTTCCCCACCCGCGTCATCTCCCGCCTGCTCGGCTTGCCCGAGGATGACCTGCCCTGGTTCCGCAAACGCGCGGTGGAGCTGATCAGCTACACGATCAACCACAAGCGGGCGTTCGAGGCATCGGCGGCATTGAAGGATTACTTCCTGGCACAGATCGAGAAGCGCCGCTGCGCGCCGACCGACGACATCATCGGCGATCTGGTGTCGGCCGAGATCGACGGTGAACACCTCACCGACGAAGCCATTTTCTCCTTTCTGCGCCTGCTGCTTCCGGCCGGACTGGAGACCACCTACCGGTCGTCGGGCAATCTGCTGTACCTGCTGCTGACCCATCGGGACCAGTTCGATGCGGTCGACGCCGACCATGAGCTGATCGGGCAGGCCATCGAGGAGGGCCTGCGCTACGAGACGCCGCTGACCACCGTGCAGCGGTTCACCACGGAAGACACCGAGCTCGAAGGTGTGCCGATCCCGGCGGGCGCGGTCATCGACGTGTGCATCGGCTCCGCCAACCGGGATGAGAAGCGGTGGGAGCGTTCCGAGGAGTTCGACATCTTCCGAAAGCGGGTGCCCCACCTGTCCTTTGCCGCCGGCGAGCACACCTGCATGGGTCTGCACCTGGCCCGCATGGAGACGCGGGTGGCTGTCGAGACCCTGCTGACCCGACTGTCGGACATCCGGTTCGTCACCGACGACGATCCGCATATCCACGGGCAGCCGTTCCGGTCACCGACGGCGCTCCCGGTGACCTTCTCCCCCGCCGCCGCGAAATAG
- a CDS encoding SDR family oxidoreductase: MSAEGRRVVVVGAGSGIGAATAAWFHSRGDHVLAVDARPRSGPFAEWLVCDLRSADEIEGALGRIGHGWDVLAHVAGIPGTADARDVLTVNYLGARLMLDGMLPLMNHGGSMVAVASTAALGWDSNIGLLSGLLDARDTTAVTRWLEAQDPSMAYYLSKQALVLYAKRLSGVAWREYGVRVNTVSPGPTETPILGDFEESMGRDMLDGVRTTIGRHGTVDDMTPAIGFLSSPEARWINGQDIHVDGGFTAALVHPMPERAQV; encoded by the coding sequence ATGTCTGCAGAGGGTCGCCGCGTGGTGGTCGTCGGTGCGGGATCGGGAATCGGCGCGGCCACCGCCGCGTGGTTCCACAGCCGAGGTGATCACGTACTGGCTGTCGACGCCAGGCCGCGCAGCGGGCCGTTCGCGGAATGGCTCGTGTGCGACCTGCGCAGCGCCGACGAGATCGAGGGCGCGCTGGGCCGGATCGGCCACGGGTGGGATGTTCTCGCCCACGTCGCGGGTATTCCCGGCACGGCCGACGCCCGCGACGTGCTGACGGTCAACTACCTCGGCGCCAGGCTCATGCTCGACGGCATGCTGCCTCTGATGAACCATGGCGGATCGATGGTCGCCGTCGCCTCGACGGCGGCGCTCGGATGGGACAGCAACATCGGCCTGCTGTCGGGTCTGCTCGACGCCAGGGACACCACGGCGGTGACGCGGTGGCTCGAGGCGCAGGATCCGTCGATGGCCTACTACCTGTCGAAACAGGCGCTGGTTCTCTACGCCAAGCGGCTCAGCGGCGTGGCCTGGCGCGAATACGGCGTGCGGGTCAACACGGTGAGCCCGGGGCCCACCGAGACACCGATCCTCGGGGACTTCGAGGAGTCCATGGGCAGGGACATGCTCGACGGTGTGCGCACCACGATCGGCCGGCACGGCACGGTCGACGACATGACACCGGCCATCGGTTTCCTGTCCTCTCCCGAAGCCCGCTGGATCAACGGCCAGGACATTCATGTCGACGGAGGTTTCACCGCGGCACTTGTCCATCCGATGCCGGAGAGGGCGCAGGTATGA
- a CDS encoding DUF2834 domain-containing protein, translated as MTRGDKTLCVIYAAVALVALVATWWHNVAFILSGQGESLLDFIRAAYANHAGASLTNDLLLLGVAVFVFMVVEARRLGIARIWLYLVISIGVAISVGLPLFLIVRQVALARTRGAEKGAQA; from the coding sequence ATGACGCGCGGCGACAAGACACTGTGTGTGATCTACGCGGCCGTGGCCCTCGTCGCCCTCGTCGCGACGTGGTGGCACAACGTCGCATTCATTCTCAGCGGACAGGGTGAAAGCCTGCTCGACTTCATCCGTGCGGCGTATGCAAACCATGCCGGCGCCTCACTGACCAATGATCTGCTCCTGCTGGGGGTTGCTGTCTTCGTGTTCATGGTCGTCGAGGCGCGACGGCTCGGGATTGCCCGGATCTGGCTGTATCTCGTGATCAGCATCGGTGTCGCGATCAGTGTGGGGCTACCGCTCTTCCTCATCGTCAGGCAGGTGGCGTTGGCACGTACCCGGGGTGCGGAGAAAGGTGCGCAAGCATGA
- a CDS encoding coniferyl aldehyde dehydrogenase — MLERQRAAFVADGPPDVALRRNRIDRLMALVLDNVDDFVDAMGRDFGTRPKQGSLFTEIMGMISVIEHTRSHVGQWMKPQRLMRPARAFGLRAEVEPSPLGVVGIIGPWNFPLNLVVLPAVAAFAAGNRVMIKMSEVTPRTAALMAALAPDYFDPAELAVVTGGADVAAAFAALPFDHLFFTGSPSVGALVQRAAAGNLVPVTLELGGKNPVVVASAADIRRAATRIAQGRMINGGQVCVCPDYVFVPAERVELFVAVVRDTWRAMFPAVVTNDDYCSSVNEANFDRVVGLIDDARAKGARVDSVAPPGETLPDRATRKIAPTLVRDADDNMRIAVEETFGPVLTVRTYERLSDVIDYVNARPAPLVAYWFGPDDADFRTFVAHTRSGGVARNDFAAQMIPSAAPFGGVGRSGMGAYHGKAGFDAFSHYRTVVGSDLPFTITGRAAPPFTPSMRLTTLLALRMARSRTHKRLRRLRNR, encoded by the coding sequence ATGCTGGAACGTCAGCGCGCGGCATTCGTGGCCGACGGTCCACCGGACGTGGCGCTGCGACGCAACCGGATCGACCGCCTGATGGCACTGGTACTCGACAATGTGGACGACTTCGTCGACGCGATGGGGCGTGATTTCGGTACCCGGCCGAAGCAGGGGTCGCTGTTCACCGAGATCATGGGCATGATCTCGGTGATCGAGCACACCAGATCGCATGTGGGGCAATGGATGAAGCCCCAGCGGCTGATGCGGCCCGCGCGGGCGTTCGGACTGCGGGCCGAGGTCGAACCGTCACCGCTGGGCGTCGTCGGCATCATCGGCCCGTGGAACTTCCCGCTGAATTTGGTGGTGTTGCCCGCTGTGGCGGCGTTCGCCGCGGGCAACCGGGTGATGATCAAGATGTCGGAGGTGACCCCGCGTACCGCGGCGCTGATGGCCGCACTGGCGCCGGACTACTTCGACCCGGCCGAACTCGCCGTCGTCACAGGGGGCGCCGACGTCGCGGCGGCGTTCGCCGCGCTGCCGTTCGACCACCTGTTCTTCACCGGATCACCGTCGGTCGGGGCGCTGGTGCAGCGGGCAGCCGCAGGCAACCTGGTGCCGGTGACGCTGGAGCTCGGCGGCAAGAACCCGGTGGTCGTGGCCTCTGCCGCCGATATCCGCCGGGCGGCAACACGAATTGCGCAAGGCCGCATGATCAACGGCGGTCAGGTCTGCGTGTGCCCGGACTACGTGTTCGTCCCCGCCGAGCGTGTCGAGCTGTTCGTCGCCGTCGTCCGCGACACCTGGCGGGCGATGTTCCCGGCGGTCGTCACCAACGACGACTACTGCTCGTCGGTCAACGAGGCGAACTTCGACCGCGTGGTCGGACTCATCGACGACGCCCGGGCCAAGGGCGCGCGGGTCGACTCGGTGGCCCCACCCGGCGAGACGCTGCCCGACCGTGCGACCCGCAAGATCGCTCCGACACTGGTGCGCGACGCGGACGACAACATGCGGATCGCCGTGGAGGAGACATTCGGACCCGTGCTCACGGTCCGCACCTACGAGCGGCTGTCCGACGTCATCGACTACGTCAACGCACGCCCCGCACCGCTGGTGGCGTACTGGTTCGGGCCCGATGACGCCGACTTCCGCACGTTCGTCGCGCACACCCGCAGCGGCGGGGTGGCGCGCAATGATTTTGCCGCGCAGATGATCCCGTCAGCGGCGCCATTCGGCGGAGTGGGACGCAGCGGGATGGGCGCCTACCACGGCAAAGCCGGATTCGACGCGTTCAGCCACTACCGTACGGTGGTCGGAAGCGATCTGCCGTTCACCATCACCGGCCGCGCCGCGCCGCCGTTCACGCCGTCTATGCGCCTGACCACCTTGCTCGCGCTGCGGATGGCGCGTAGCCGGACGCATAAAAGGCTCCGTCGGCTCAGGAACCGGTGA
- a CDS encoding acyl-CoA synthetase: MTEPNQFTVPAAADAVAAVIGDREFIIQGERRYTYAQIVERSNRLAAFLHAQGLGCHTERSELPGHEVGQDLLGIYAYNGPEYVEGMLGAWRARVAPFNVNYRYVKSELQYLLSDAGATALLYHSAFAPRLAEVLADLPSLKVLIQIADDSGNELLPGAVDYESIVAEGPAEVPPVQPSPDDLYVLYTGGTTGMPKGVLWRQHDIFMASFGGRSLYTGELISSLDDVAQRCVESPGTTLMVLPPLMHGAAQWAVFTAMNTGQSVVFSPVTEHLDVDDVVATIEREKVLAVTVVGDAMARPLADAFERTTADLSALAVVANGGAQLTPSAKQRLIDVKENLMVVDGVGSSETGAQMTHMSAPGAVSTGKFTAGPDTFVASEDLSTILEPGHDGMGWLAQRGYVPLGYKGDATKTAATFPVIEGVRYSVPGDRARHLADGAVELLGRDSVTINSGGEKIFAEEVESAIASHPAVADVVVAGRPSERWGQEVVAVVALDSGATATAEELIDHASAVIARYKLPKAVVFRPAIERSPAGKADYRWAREQAITGS; the protein is encoded by the coding sequence ATGACCGAGCCGAACCAGTTCACCGTCCCGGCCGCCGCCGACGCCGTCGCCGCGGTGATCGGCGATCGCGAGTTCATCATCCAGGGCGAGCGCCGCTACACCTACGCGCAGATCGTCGAGCGCTCGAATCGTCTGGCCGCCTTCCTGCACGCGCAGGGTCTGGGCTGTCACACCGAGCGCTCAGAGCTGCCCGGCCACGAGGTCGGCCAGGACCTGCTGGGGATCTACGCCTACAACGGTCCCGAGTACGTCGAGGGAATGCTGGGCGCCTGGCGAGCGCGGGTCGCCCCGTTCAACGTCAACTACCGCTACGTCAAGAGCGAGCTGCAGTACCTGCTGTCGGACGCGGGTGCGACCGCGCTCCTCTACCACTCCGCGTTCGCACCGCGGCTGGCCGAGGTCCTCGCCGATCTCCCTTCGCTCAAGGTCCTGATCCAGATCGCCGACGACTCCGGGAACGAACTACTGCCCGGCGCAGTCGATTACGAGTCCATAGTGGCCGAAGGTCCGGCCGAGGTACCGCCGGTCCAACCGTCACCCGACGACCTCTACGTGCTCTACACCGGCGGCACCACCGGCATGCCCAAGGGTGTGCTCTGGCGCCAGCACGACATCTTCATGGCCTCGTTCGGCGGCCGCAGCCTCTACACCGGCGAGCTCATCTCGTCGCTCGACGACGTCGCGCAGCGATGCGTCGAGTCACCCGGAACGACGTTGATGGTGCTGCCGCCGCTGATGCACGGAGCGGCCCAGTGGGCCGTCTTCACCGCGATGAACACCGGTCAGTCCGTGGTGTTCTCTCCCGTCACCGAGCATCTCGACGTCGACGACGTGGTGGCCACCATCGAGCGCGAGAAGGTTCTGGCGGTCACGGTGGTCGGCGATGCGATGGCGCGCCCGCTGGCCGATGCGTTCGAGCGGACCACCGCCGACCTGTCCGCACTGGCCGTCGTTGCCAACGGCGGGGCCCAGCTGACGCCGTCGGCGAAGCAGCGCCTGATCGACGTCAAAGAGAACCTGATGGTCGTGGACGGCGTCGGCTCCTCCGAAACCGGTGCGCAGATGACCCACATGTCGGCGCCCGGCGCGGTGTCGACCGGTAAGTTCACCGCCGGACCCGACACGTTCGTGGCATCGGAAGATCTCTCGACGATCCTCGAGCCCGGCCACGACGGGATGGGATGGCTCGCCCAGCGCGGCTATGTCCCGCTCGGCTACAAGGGCGATGCCACCAAGACCGCCGCCACCTTCCCGGTCATCGAGGGTGTGCGCTACTCGGTGCCCGGCGACCGTGCCCGCCATCTGGCCGACGGCGCGGTCGAACTGCTCGGCCGTGATTCGGTCACCATCAACTCCGGCGGCGAGAAGATCTTCGCCGAAGAGGTCGAGTCCGCGATCGCCTCACATCCCGCCGTCGCCGACGTTGTGGTAGCCGGCCGCCCGAGCGAACGCTGGGGCCAGGAGGTCGTCGCCGTCGTCGCGCTGGACTCCGGGGCCACCGCCACGGCCGAAGAACTCATCGACCATGCGTCCGCGGTGATCGCCCGCTACAAGCTGCCCAAGGCGGTCGTGTTCCGGCCCGCCATCGAACGCAGCCCCGCGGGCAAGGCCGACTACCGGTGGGCCCGCGAGCAGGCGATCACCGGTTCCTGA
- a CDS encoding cysteine hydrolase: MRIPLAELVAPGHTAVVTQECQEAVVGTNAGLAALADAARGEALPNISRLLPVARRVGVDVVHCLVQRRADGRGANHNAKLFAVGASGVDITPDSPGTQLVPEIDVQPSDLVLRRWHGLGPMGGTDLDAILRNLGVTTIVAVGVSVNVAILNLVMDAVNAGYRVVLPRDGVAGIPAEYATAVIDNTLSLLATLTSTDDLISAWAATC; the protein is encoded by the coding sequence ATGAGGATCCCCCTTGCGGAGCTGGTGGCCCCCGGTCATACGGCCGTCGTCACGCAGGAGTGCCAGGAAGCCGTCGTCGGGACCAACGCGGGACTGGCGGCGCTGGCCGACGCGGCCCGCGGCGAGGCGCTGCCCAACATCTCCCGCCTGCTGCCCGTCGCCCGCCGGGTGGGCGTCGACGTCGTGCACTGTCTGGTGCAGCGGCGCGCCGACGGGCGCGGCGCCAACCACAACGCGAAGCTCTTCGCCGTCGGCGCTTCCGGCGTGGACATCACCCCGGACAGTCCAGGGACACAGCTGGTTCCCGAAATCGACGTTCAGCCAAGCGATCTCGTTCTGCGTCGCTGGCACGGCCTCGGCCCGATGGGCGGCACGGATCTCGATGCGATCCTGCGTAACCTCGGGGTCACCACGATCGTCGCGGTCGGGGTGTCGGTGAACGTCGCGATCCTCAACCTGGTGATGGATGCGGTCAACGCCGGCTACCGGGTGGTGCTCCCGCGCGACGGGGTCGCCGGGATACCCGCCGAGTACGCGACCGCCGTCATCGACAACACGTTGTCGTTGCTCGCGACCCTCACCAGCACCGATGATCTGATCAGCGCGTGGGCCGCCACGTGCTGA
- a CDS encoding Rieske 2Fe-2S domain-containing protein, translated as MKVPFTWKVTGWFMIGWSAEFEVGDVKALRYFGEDLAAYRDESGRLHVLEAHCKHLGAHIGHGGKVVDDCIECPFHGWRWGPDGSNTYIPYQPDRPNRGLRLRSYPVEEQYGCIFMWYQPQGKEPQWELPDIFHKFPQFETDSNAYYRPYPEFSSRADAIPVHPQIVAENGPDSSHFRYVHGATVTPVCLHWEHVDEEWRFLTGWPDARSDDPDKMALRIHSHFSGLGFAMSAFEGSSNHRLIFACTPVDDEVSDMFYSIWWPKLPGETSDIPPAEVIEKVERQFLKTVWEDCDIWRYQKYVENPPLAKIDAKPYMAMRKWAQRFYEVPPVGDPVASR; from the coding sequence ATGAAAGTTCCGTTCACGTGGAAGGTCACCGGCTGGTTCATGATCGGGTGGTCGGCGGAGTTCGAGGTCGGCGACGTCAAGGCGCTCAGGTATTTCGGTGAGGACTTGGCGGCCTATCGAGACGAGTCGGGCAGGCTGCACGTTCTGGAGGCGCACTGCAAACACCTCGGCGCGCACATCGGGCACGGGGGCAAGGTCGTCGACGACTGCATCGAGTGTCCCTTCCATGGATGGCGCTGGGGACCCGATGGTTCCAACACCTACATCCCCTATCAGCCCGACCGGCCCAATCGCGGTCTGCGTCTGCGGTCCTATCCGGTCGAGGAGCAGTACGGCTGCATCTTCATGTGGTACCAGCCTCAGGGCAAAGAGCCCCAGTGGGAGCTGCCCGACATCTTCCACAAGTTCCCGCAGTTCGAAACCGACTCGAACGCCTATTACCGTCCGTATCCCGAGTTCTCCAGCCGGGCCGACGCGATCCCGGTGCATCCGCAGATCGTCGCCGAAAACGGTCCGGACAGTTCACATTTCCGCTATGTGCACGGCGCCACGGTGACTCCGGTATGCCTGCACTGGGAGCACGTCGACGAAGAGTGGCGCTTCCTGACGGGCTGGCCTGATGCCCGCAGTGACGACCCGGACAAGATGGCGCTGCGCATCCACAGCCACTTCTCCGGCCTCGGGTTCGCGATGAGCGCATTCGAGGGATCGTCGAACCACCGGCTGATCTTCGCGTGCACCCCGGTCGACGACGAGGTGTCCGACATGTTCTATTCGATCTGGTGGCCCAAGCTGCCCGGCGAGACCTCCGATATCCCGCCGGCCGAGGTCATCGAGAAGGTGGAGCGCCAGTTCCTCAAGACCGTCTGGGAGGACTGCGACATCTGGCGCTACCAGAAGTACGTCGAAAATCCGCCGCTGGCCAAGATCGACGCCAAACCGTACATGGCCATGCGCAAGTGGGCTCAGCGGTTTTACGAGGTGCCCCCGGTCGGCGATCCGGTGGCCTCCCGATGA